From Pantoea sp. Ep11b, the proteins below share one genomic window:
- the cysJ gene encoding NADPH-dependent assimilatory sulfite reductase flavoprotein subunit has product MTTQAPGSMLPLSPEQLARLQAATTDYSPTQLAWLSGYFWGRVEQTPGSAVASPPPAAVEAPAITLLSASQTGNARRLAEQLRDDLLAAKLNVSLVNAGDYKFKQIGQEKLLVVVTSTQGEGEPPEEAVALHKFLMSKKAPKMEGAAFAVFGLGDTSYEFFSQAGKDFDSRLAELGAERLLDRVDADVEYADQAIAWRSALTAILKQRVPAESPAQATATAAGSVNEVTTSPYSKESPLSASLAVNQKITGRDSDKDVRHIEIDLGDSGLRYQPGDALGVWYENDAALVSELLELVWLKGDEPVAVNGVTLPLAEALQKHFELTVNTAQIVAQYAQLSKDAELLSLVDDKARLQQYAQRYPIVDMVRLAPAELTAEQLTTLLRPLTPRLYSIASSQAETDSEVHITVGAVRFDIEGRQRGGGASTWLADRIEEEGEVRVFIEHNDNFRLPANPDAPVIMIGPGTGIAPFRAFMQQRDNDGASGKNWLFFGNPHFTEDFLYQVEWQKYVKDGLLTHIDLAWSRDQAEKIYVQDKIRAKGAEVWRWIEEGAHLYVCGDANRMAKDVEQALLDVVVEHGGMDREAADEFLSELRIERRYQRDVY; this is encoded by the coding sequence ATGACGACTCAGGCACCTGGTTCAATGCTTCCGCTCTCCCCGGAACAACTCGCCCGCTTACAGGCGGCGACGACAGATTATTCCCCGACTCAACTGGCGTGGCTGTCAGGCTATTTCTGGGGCCGGGTGGAACAGACCCCGGGCAGCGCCGTCGCCAGCCCTCCACCCGCCGCGGTCGAAGCGCCAGCCATTACGCTGCTCTCCGCCTCGCAGACGGGCAATGCCCGCCGACTGGCTGAGCAGCTGCGCGATGACCTGCTGGCCGCGAAGCTGAACGTCAGCCTGGTGAATGCCGGGGATTACAAGTTCAAACAGATTGGCCAGGAGAAGCTGCTGGTCGTCGTGACCTCCACCCAGGGTGAAGGCGAGCCGCCGGAAGAGGCGGTGGCGCTGCATAAATTCCTGATGTCGAAGAAGGCACCAAAAATGGAGGGTGCGGCCTTTGCCGTCTTTGGCCTGGGTGATACCTCCTACGAATTCTTCAGTCAGGCAGGCAAGGATTTCGACAGCCGCCTGGCCGAGCTGGGCGCCGAGCGTCTGCTGGATCGGGTCGATGCCGATGTCGAGTATGCGGATCAGGCCATCGCCTGGCGCAGCGCGCTGACGGCGATCCTGAAACAGCGGGTGCCCGCCGAATCGCCCGCCCAGGCGACGGCGACCGCCGCAGGCAGCGTCAACGAAGTCACCACCAGCCCTTACAGCAAAGAGTCACCGCTCAGCGCAAGCCTGGCGGTGAACCAGAAGATCACCGGCCGTGATTCCGACAAAGATGTGCGCCATATCGAAATCGATCTGGGCGACTCGGGTCTGCGCTACCAGCCTGGCGATGCGCTGGGCGTCTGGTATGAAAACGATGCGGCGCTGGTCAGCGAACTGCTGGAACTGGTCTGGCTGAAAGGCGATGAGCCGGTCGCGGTGAATGGTGTCACGCTGCCGCTGGCAGAGGCGCTGCAGAAACATTTTGAACTGACGGTGAACACCGCACAGATCGTAGCGCAGTATGCTCAGCTGTCGAAAGATGCGGAGCTGCTGTCGCTGGTGGATGATAAAGCGCGCCTGCAGCAGTATGCGCAGCGCTATCCGATCGTGGATATGGTGCGTCTGGCCCCGGCTGAACTTACCGCTGAACAGCTGACCACGCTGCTGCGTCCGCTGACGCCGCGACTCTACTCTATCGCCTCATCCCAGGCGGAAACCGACAGCGAAGTGCACATCACCGTCGGTGCCGTTCGCTTCGATATCGAAGGTCGTCAGCGCGGCGGCGGGGCCTCCACCTGGCTGGCCGATCGCATCGAAGAAGAGGGCGAGGTCCGCGTCTTTATCGAACACAACGACAATTTCCGCCTGCCAGCCAATCCGGATGCACCCGTGATCATGATCGGCCCGGGCACCGGCATCGCCCCGTTCCGCGCCTTTATGCAGCAGCGCGACAACGACGGTGCCAGCGGTAAAAACTGGCTATTCTTTGGTAATCCGCACTTCACGGAGGACTTCCTCTATCAGGTGGAGTGGCAGAAATATGTGAAGGATGGTCTGCTGACCCACATCGACCTCGCCTGGTCACGCGATCAGGCCGAAAAGATTTACGTTCAGGATAAGATCCGCGCGAAAGGGGCGGAAGTGTGGCGCTGGATTGAAGAGGGCGCACACCTTTACGTATGCGGTGACGCAAATCGTATGGCAAAAGACGTCGAGCAGGCACTGCTGGATGTGGTGGTCGAACACGGCGGAATGGATCGTGAAGCGGCCGACGAATTTTTAAGTGAGCTGCGCATTGAGCGCCGTTATCAGCGAGACGTTTACTAA